The following are from one region of the Brienomyrus brachyistius isolate T26 chromosome 13, BBRACH_0.4, whole genome shotgun sequence genome:
- the LOC125706526 gene encoding UDP-glucuronosyltransferase 2A1-like — MKGFFWNMQLLLLAIVQLWLCFPPGARGGKVLVFPLDGSHWVNMKILIEELHSRGHNVTVIRASSSWYLNETSPHYTPVVIPDTVVFDESFFDQYLSRLLQLRREGAYIWTRLKLEMDLYFKLHSHMSDLIVKMFEDHKLIQSLREAKYDLVLTDPAVGGGVMLAHHLGLPLVFNVRWTAQGEAHFILAPSPLSYCPFPGAELTDKMNFFQRVQNLFASLFGHFQIELITRASYTSVCRRYFGPEVDFLSLFQAADIWLMRNDFVFEFPRPTMPNIVYIAGFQCKPSKPLPQDLEDFVSSSGEHGIIIMSLGTLIGQLPRDVTDEMAAAFSMLPQKVIWRHIGEKPANLGNNTLLVDWMPQNDLLGHPKTRAFVTHGGTNGLQEAIYHGVPLVGFPLVFDQPDNLSRMKAKGVAKLVDITTIDRKIFLEATKEVLNDPSYRTNMQKLSMLHHDQPMKPLDRAIFWIEFVMRHKGASHLRTESYKMPWYVYYSVDVMLVLLAALVIILLCIFAFIKFVCYRLWCRKKVKSE, encoded by the coding sequence ATGAAAGGAttcttctggaacatgcagCTCCTGCTGCTTGCTATAGTGCAGCTTTGGCTGTGCTTCCCTCCGGGTGCCAGGGGTGGGAAGGTTCTGGTCTTCCCATTGGATGGAAGCCACTGGGTCAACATGAAAATCCTTATCGAGGAGCTACATTCAAGGGGCCACAATGTAACTGTGATACGTGCCTCCAGCAGCTGGTACCTGAATGAAACATCCCCTCACTACACCCCAGTTGTAATCCCGGACACAGTTGTGTTTGACGAGAGCTTTTTTGACCAGTATTTGTCCAGGTTACTTCAGCTCCGAAGGGAGGGTGCATATATCTGGACACGTCTGAAGCTGGAGATGGATCTATATTTTAAGTTACACAGCCACATGTCTGACTTGATTGTTAAAATGTTTGAAGACCAtaagttaatacagtctctgcGGGAAGCTAAATATGACCTGGTTCTCACAGACCCTGCTGTTGGTGGAGGGGTGATGTTGGCACACCACCTAGGCCTCCCCCTTGTCTTCAACGTAAGATGGACCGCCCAAGGAGAAGCTCATTTTATTCTTGCCCCATCACCACTCTCCTATTGTCCTTTTCCTGGAGCAGAGTTGACTGACAAAATGAATTTTTTCCAGAGAGTCCAAAACTTATTCGCTTCCCTCTTTGGACATTTCCAAATTGAATTGATTACAAGAGCTTCTTATACATCTGTGTGCCGTCGTTACTTTGGCCCGGAGGTGGACTTCTTGTCACTGTTTCAAGCGGCTGACATATGGCTAATGAGGAATGATTTTGTCTTTGAATTTCCTCGCCCAACTATGCCCAACATTGTCTACATTGCAGGGTTTCAGTGCAAGCCCTCCAAGCCCCTTCCTCAAGACCTAGAGGACTTTGTTTCAAGTTCTGGGGAACACGGCATCATTATTATGTCCTTAGGTACGCTAATCGGCCAACTTCCACGCGACGTCACTGACGAGATGGCTGCAGCATTTTCCATGTTGCCCCAAAAAGTCATCTGGAGGCACATAGGAGAAAAACCAGCTAATCTGGGTAACAACACACTACTAGTCGACTGGATGCCACAGAATGACCTCTTGGGCCATCCTAAGACCAGGGCCTttgtgacacatggggggacCAACGGTCTGCAGGAAGCCATCTATCATGGTGTTCCGCTTGTCGGCTTCCCTCTCGTCTTTGATCAGCCTGACAACCTGTCCAGGATGAAGGCAAAGGGCGTGGCAAAGCTTGTGGACATCACCACCATAGACAGAAAGATCTTCCTGGAGGCCACAAAGGAGGTGCTCAATGACCCATCCTACAGAACTAACATGCAGAAGCTCTCCATGCTTCACCACGACCAACCAATGAAACCACTGGACCGGGCAATATTCTGGATCGAGTTTGTCATGAGGCACAAAGGTGCTTCTCACCTGCGAACGGAGTCATACAAGATGCCTTGGTACGTTTATTACTCTGTGGATGTAATGCTGGTGTTACTGGCTGCCCTAGTAATTATCTTACTATGCATTTTTGCTTTTATCAAGTTTGTGTGTTACAGACTGTGGTGCAGAAAAAAAGTAAAGAGTGAATAA
- the LOC125706142 gene encoding ubiquitin-conjugating enzyme E2 Q2-like isoform X1 produces the protein MSVSGLKAELKFLESIFDPNHERFRIIDWKPDELSCQFNVTGEKLLIIHCNITESYPSTPPIWFVDSDDPSLAQVLERLEDVRKGSTLLLQQLKRLICDLCRLYNLPQHPDVEMLDQPLPTGPVHPERKHVLPDEVTSEEEEEEDMGEQDIEDLDHYDMKEEEPVDGKKSEDDGIEKENLAILEKIRKNQRQDHLNGAVSGSVQASDRLMKELREIYRSQSYKTGIYSVELVNDSLYEWHVKLRTVDPDSPLHSDLQVLKEKEGMDYILLNFSYKDNFPFDPPFVRVVSPVLSGGYVLGGGALCMELLTKQGWSSAYSIESVIMQINATLVKGKARVQFGANKNQYNLARAQQSYRSLVQIHEKNGWYTPPKEDG, from the exons ATGTCGGTGTCGGGGCTGAAGGCCGAGCTGAAGTTTCTGGAGTCCATCTTCGACCCGAACCACGAACGCTTCCGAATCATAGACTGGAAGCCCGATGAGCTCAGCTGCCAGTTCAACGTGACGGGGGAAAAGCTGCTGATCATCCACTGCAATATCACG GAGTCCTACCCTTCCACACCCCCAATATGGTTTGTGGACTCTGACGACCCCAGTCTGGCGCAGGTGCTGGAACGCTTGGAGGATGTGAGGAAGGGCAGCACCTTG ctcctgcagcagctgaagcGGTTGATCTGTGACCTCTGTCGGTTGTACAACCTGCCCCAGCACCCCGATGTGGAGATGCTGGACCAGCCGCTCCCCACAGGCCCCGTACACCCTGAGCGGAAG CATGTGCTGCCCGACGAAGTAActtctgaggaagaggaggaggaagatatGGGAGAG CAGGACATCGAAGATCTCGACCACTACGACATGAAAGAGGAGGAGCCCGTGGATGGCAAGAAGTCTGAGGATGATGGGATCGAGAAGGAGAACCTGGCCATCCTGGAGAAGATCCGCAAAAACCAAAGGCAGGACCATTTGAAT GGTGCTGTGTCCGGGTCAGTGCAGGCCTCCGATCGTCTCATGAAGGAGCTCAGGGAGATCTACCGGTCGCAGAGCTACAAGACAG GAATCTACTCGGTGGAGCTTGTCAATGACAGTCTTTACGAATGGCACGTTAAGTTGAGGAC gGTAGACCCAGACAGCCCATTACATAGTGATTTACAAGTTTTGAAGGAAAAGGAGGGCATGGACTACATTCTGCTCAATTTCTCCTACAAA GACAATTTTCCATTTGACCCACCGTTCGTGCGAGTCGTTTCACCTGTGCTTTCCGGGGG TTACGTTCTGGGAGGAGGTGCCCTCTGCATGGAGCTCCTCACAAAGCAG GGTTGGAGCAGTGCATATTCAATAGAGTCCGTCATCATGCAGATCAACGCCACCTTAGTGAAAGGAAAGGCCCGGGTGCAGTTTGGAGCCAATAAG AACCAGTACAATCTTGCCAGAGCACAGCAATCTTATAGATCACTGGTACAGATTCATGAAAAAAACG GCTGGTACACACCCCCTAAAGAAGACGGGTAA
- the LOC125706528 gene encoding neuronal acetylcholine receptor subunit beta-4-like, with protein MEQLLHEDRYNKLIRPAINRTERVTIKLLVSLAQLISVNEREQIMTTNVWLTQDWVDYRLSWDPSKYDGIDKLRIPSRHVWLPDIVLYNNADGTYEVTVFTNVIVSFNGSVSWLPPVIYKSACKIEVKHFPFDQQNCTLKFRSWTYDHTEIDLVLKSKVASMDDFTPSGEWDILALPGRRTVNPTDPTYVDVTYDFMIKRKPLFYTINLIIPCILITSLSILVFYLPSDCGEKMTLCISVLLALTVFLLLISKIVPPTSLDVPLIGKYLMFTMVLVTFSIITSVCVLNVHHRSPSTHTMPSWVQLLFLVKLPALLFMRRPENFSARQRFRQQRQLRASRAGMSYHAGPSSSISSSTPAFLHSHTLGEFYSRAPTSLSQTLRKGDLHSVEFLTSRFADSQDWGHDLQEAVQGVCFVADHMMGTDNDQSVIDDWKYVAMVVDRLFLWIFIIVCVVGTVGLFLQPLFQNQTPPMQQSNMEKSRRDPFLI; from the exons ATGGAGCAGCTTCTGCATGAGGACCGCTACAACAAGCTGATCCGACCGGCCATCAACAGAACCGAGCGGGTCACCATTAAACTCCTGGTGTCCCTGGCGCAGCTCATTAGCGTG AACGAGAGGGAGCAGATCATGACCACCAACGTGTGGCTAACTCAG GATTGGGTCGATTACAGACTGTCATGGGACCCCTCCAAATACGACGGAATTGACAAGCTGCGGATTCCCTCTCGTCATGTGTGGCTCCCTGATATAGTTCTGTATAACAA TGCCGACGGTACCTATGAGGTGACTGTCTTTACGAATGTAATCGTCTCTTTCAACGGTAGTGTTTCTTGGCTTCCACCTGTAATCTACAAGAGCGCCTGCAAGATTGAGGTGAAGCACTTCCCTTTCGATCAGCAGAACTGCACCCTGAAGTTCCGGTCCTGGACGTATGACCATACTGAGATCGACCTGGTGCTCAAGAGCAAAGTGGCCAGCATGGATGACTTCACGCCCAGTGGCGAGTGGGACATCTTGGCTCTGCCAGGCAGGCGGACAGTCAACCCCACAGACCCCACCTATGTAGACGTTACGTATGACTTCATGATCAAAAGGAAGCCCCTGTTCTACACCATCAACCTCATCATTCCCTGTATCCTCATAACCTCACTGTCCATCCTGGTCTTCTACTTGCCCTCTGACTGTGGTGAGAAGATGACCCTCTGCATCTCCGTGCTGCTGGCACTCACTGTCTTCCTGTTGCTTATCTCCAAGATCGTCCCCCCAACCTCTCTGGATGTGCCCCTGATTGGCAAGTACCTGATGTTCACGATGGTCCTGGTGACCTTCTCCATAAtcacgagtgtgtgtgtgcttaaCGTGCACCACCGCTCCCCCAGTACACACACCATGCCCTCATGGGTCCAGCTGCTCTTCCTGGTCAAGCTCCCTGCTTTGCTTTTCATGAGGCGTCCAGAGAACTTCTCGGCCCGACAGCGTTTCCGACAGCAGCGGCAGCTCCGGGCGTCCAGGGCAGGGATGAGCTACCATGCTGGTCCCTCCTCCAGCATCTCCTCCTCCACCCCTGCCTTTCTCCACTCACATACCCTGGGGGAGTTTTACAGCAGAGCCCCTACTAGCCTCAGTCAGACGCTGAGAAAGGGTGACCTGCATTCAGTAGAGTTCCTGACCAGTAGGTTTGCTGACTCCCAGGACTGGGGACATGACCTGCAGGAGGCTGTCCAGGGGGTGTGCTTTGTTGCAGATCACATGATGGGTACCGACAATGACCAGAGT GTGATTGATGACTGGAAGTACGTGGCCATGGTGGTGGACAGGTTGTTCCTCTGGATCTTCATCATCGTCTGTGTGGTGGGAACCGTGGGCCTTTTCCTGCAGCCGCTCTTTCAGAACCAAACCCCTCCCATGCAACAATCCAACATGGAGAAGTCCAGAAGAGACCCCTTTTTAATCTGA
- the LOC125706142 gene encoding ubiquitin-conjugating enzyme E2 Q2-like isoform X2: protein MSVSGLKAELKFLESIFDPNHERFRIIDWKPDELSCQFNVTGEKLLIIHCNITESYPSTPPIWFVDSDDPSLAQVLERLEDVRKGSTLLLQQLKRLICDLCRLYNLPQHPDVEMLDQPLPTGPVHPERKHVLPDEVTSEEEEEEDMGEDIEDLDHYDMKEEEPVDGKKSEDDGIEKENLAILEKIRKNQRQDHLNGAVSGSVQASDRLMKELREIYRSQSYKTGIYSVELVNDSLYEWHVKLRTVDPDSPLHSDLQVLKEKEGMDYILLNFSYKDNFPFDPPFVRVVSPVLSGGYVLGGGALCMELLTKQGWSSAYSIESVIMQINATLVKGKARVQFGANKNQYNLARAQQSYRSLVQIHEKNGWYTPPKEDG from the exons ATGTCGGTGTCGGGGCTGAAGGCCGAGCTGAAGTTTCTGGAGTCCATCTTCGACCCGAACCACGAACGCTTCCGAATCATAGACTGGAAGCCCGATGAGCTCAGCTGCCAGTTCAACGTGACGGGGGAAAAGCTGCTGATCATCCACTGCAATATCACG GAGTCCTACCCTTCCACACCCCCAATATGGTTTGTGGACTCTGACGACCCCAGTCTGGCGCAGGTGCTGGAACGCTTGGAGGATGTGAGGAAGGGCAGCACCTTG ctcctgcagcagctgaagcGGTTGATCTGTGACCTCTGTCGGTTGTACAACCTGCCCCAGCACCCCGATGTGGAGATGCTGGACCAGCCGCTCCCCACAGGCCCCGTACACCCTGAGCGGAAG CATGTGCTGCCCGACGAAGTAActtctgaggaagaggaggaggaagatatGGGAGAG GACATCGAAGATCTCGACCACTACGACATGAAAGAGGAGGAGCCCGTGGATGGCAAGAAGTCTGAGGATGATGGGATCGAGAAGGAGAACCTGGCCATCCTGGAGAAGATCCGCAAAAACCAAAGGCAGGACCATTTGAAT GGTGCTGTGTCCGGGTCAGTGCAGGCCTCCGATCGTCTCATGAAGGAGCTCAGGGAGATCTACCGGTCGCAGAGCTACAAGACAG GAATCTACTCGGTGGAGCTTGTCAATGACAGTCTTTACGAATGGCACGTTAAGTTGAGGAC gGTAGACCCAGACAGCCCATTACATAGTGATTTACAAGTTTTGAAGGAAAAGGAGGGCATGGACTACATTCTGCTCAATTTCTCCTACAAA GACAATTTTCCATTTGACCCACCGTTCGTGCGAGTCGTTTCACCTGTGCTTTCCGGGGG TTACGTTCTGGGAGGAGGTGCCCTCTGCATGGAGCTCCTCACAAAGCAG GGTTGGAGCAGTGCATATTCAATAGAGTCCGTCATCATGCAGATCAACGCCACCTTAGTGAAAGGAAAGGCCCGGGTGCAGTTTGGAGCCAATAAG AACCAGTACAATCTTGCCAGAGCACAGCAATCTTATAGATCACTGGTACAGATTCATGAAAAAAACG GCTGGTACACACCCCCTAAAGAAGACGGGTAA
- the LOC125706652 gene encoding zinc transporter ZIP1-like, with protein sequence MEYLLQVKLGALAGLLFFTVLFGSVPARLRWFRTASGTEIHGAVLSLMSCLAGGVFLATCFLDVIPDFLSDIGQELQSQRLETDFPLPEFIMACGFFLVLILEKIVLHFTGHKTDEHSPLLPPGGHGHGTAGHLQGAPPHTHMDAQAHSSFRSFMLFLSLSLHSIFEGLAIGLQTLDSKVMEICIAIVLHKSIIVFSLSLKLVQSAVKPLWVSAYVGMFALMSPLGIVVGIAVMESHLSSGALIQAVLEGLAAGSFIYITFLEILPHELNSPERQLPKVIFILLGFSIMTGLAFLD encoded by the exons ATGGAATATCTGCTACAAGTGAAGCTGGGCGCCCTTGCGGGCTTGTTATTCTTTACCGTCTTGTTCGGCTCTGTCCCGGCCCGCTTGCGATGGTTCCGGACCGCAAGCGGAACAG AAATCCATGGAGCTGTGCTTAGCTTAATGAGCTGTTTGGCGGGAGGTGTGTTTTTGGCGACCTGCTTCTTGGACGTCATCCCAGACTTCTTATCAGACATCGGGCAGGAGCTACAGTCCCAGAGGTTAGAG ACGGATTTCCCCCTGCCGGAATTCATTATGGCGTGCGGATTCTTTCTGGTGCTGATCCTGGAAAAGATCGTCCTGCATTTCACAGGCCACAAAACTGATGAGCACAGCCCactactgccccctggtggccacggACATGGCACAGCCGGCCACCTgcagggtgcccccccccacacccacatGGACGCACAGGCGCACTCCTCCTTCCGCTCCTTCATGCTGTTCCTCTCCTTATCGCTGCACTCTATCTTTGAGGGTCTGGCCATTGGCTTGCAGACTTTAGACTCCAAG GTAATGGAGATCTGCATAGCCATCGTTCTTCACAAAAGCATCATCGTCTTCAGCCTCTCACTGAAGCTGGTCCAGAGTGCCGTGAAGCCGCTGTGGGTGTCGGCCTACGTGGGCATGTTCGCCTTGATGTCGCCGCTGGGAATCGTCGTGGGCATCGCCGTGATGGAGTCGCACCTCTCTTCAGGGGCTCTGATCCAGGCCGTCCTTGAGGGTTTGGCAGCTGGATCCTTCATCTACATAACTTTCCTGGAGATCCTGCCCCATGAGCTCAACTCTCCCGAGAGACAGCTACCCAAAGTGATTTTTATTCTCCTGGGCTTCAGCATCATGACTGGACTGGCGTTCCTGGACTGA